The following are encoded together in the Ovis canadensis isolate MfBH-ARS-UI-01 breed Bighorn chromosome 2, ARS-UI_OviCan_v2, whole genome shotgun sequence genome:
- the ORM1 gene encoding alpha-1-acid glycoprotein 1 isoform X1 gives MALLWALAVLSLLPLLDAQSPKCANLMTAAPISNTTMDWLSGKWFYIGSAFRNPEYNESARAIQAAFFYFEPRHAEDKLIVREYQTIADKCVYNCSYINVYRQNGTLSKFEMDREHFADLLLSKRFRTFMLAASWNGTKNVGVSFYADKPEVTQEQKKEFLDVIKCIDIQESEIIYTDEKKDACGPLQKQHKEERKKETEGS, from the exons ATGGCACTGCTTTGGGCTCTCGCTGTCCTGagcctccttcccctgctggaTGCCCAGAGCCCCAAGTGCGCCAACCTGATGACAGCGGCACCCATTAGCAACACCACCATGGACTGG CTCTCTGGCAAGTGGTTTTATATTGGCTCCGCTTTCCGAAACCCTGAGTACAATGAGTCGGCTAGAGCAATCCAGGCGGCTTTCTTTTACTTTGAGCCCAGGCACGCGGAGGACAAGCTGATCGTCAGAGAGTACCAGACCAT TGCGGACAAGTGTGTCTACAACTGCAGCTACATAAACGTCTATCGTCAGAATGGGACCTTGTCTAAATTTG AGATGGACAGAGAACACTTTGCTGACCTGCTGCTCAGCAAGCGCTTCAGGACCTTCATGCTTGCTGCCTCCTGGAATGGCACAAAGAACGTGGGGGTGTCCTTCTACG CTGACAAGCCAGAGGTGACCCAGGAGCAGAAGAAAGAGTTCCTAGATGTTATCAAGTGCATAGACATCCAGGAATCAGAAATCATATACACTGATGAGAAGAAG GATGCGTGTGGGCCGCTGCAGAAGCAGcacaaggaggaaaggaagaaggagacAGAAGGGTCCTAG
- the ORM1 gene encoding alpha-1-acid glycoprotein 1 isoform X2, translating into MALLWALAVLSLLPLLDAQSPKCANLMTAAPISNTTMDWLSGKWFYIGSAFRNPEYNESARAIQAAFFYFEPRHAEDKLIVREYQTIADKCVYNCSYINVYRQNGTLSKFEMDREHFADLLLSKRFRTFMLAASWNGTKNVGVSFYADKPEVTQEQKKEFLDVIKCIDIQESEIIYTDEKKW; encoded by the exons ATGGCACTGCTTTGGGCTCTCGCTGTCCTGagcctccttcccctgctggaTGCCCAGAGCCCCAAGTGCGCCAACCTGATGACAGCGGCACCCATTAGCAACACCACCATGGACTGG CTCTCTGGCAAGTGGTTTTATATTGGCTCCGCTTTCCGAAACCCTGAGTACAATGAGTCGGCTAGAGCAATCCAGGCGGCTTTCTTTTACTTTGAGCCCAGGCACGCGGAGGACAAGCTGATCGTCAGAGAGTACCAGACCAT TGCGGACAAGTGTGTCTACAACTGCAGCTACATAAACGTCTATCGTCAGAATGGGACCTTGTCTAAATTTG AGATGGACAGAGAACACTTTGCTGACCTGCTGCTCAGCAAGCGCTTCAGGACCTTCATGCTTGCTGCCTCCTGGAATGGCACAAAGAACGTGGGGGTGTCCTTCTACG CTGACAAGCCAGAGGTGACCCAGGAGCAGAAGAAAGAGTTCCTAGATGTTATCAAGTGCATAGACATCCAGGAATCAGAAATCATATACACTGATGAGAAGAAG TGGTGA